The following proteins are co-located in the Solanum pennellii chromosome 1, SPENNV200 genome:
- the LOC107007764 gene encoding squamosa promoter-binding-like protein 7 isoform X2 encodes MHNQPFSSSQTGAPTELRNTQMISSLLSGDDPAASSNFDWSDLLDFDLHEQLSISFDDPLHQEQQPETEFVAPVIPSSEDSPQSQDTDAGRIRKRDPRMACSNFLAGRIPCACPELDEKMEEEEMAGIGPGKKRARTVRASAGAGARCQVPDCEADISELKGYHKRHRVCLRCANATSVVLDGHSKRYCQQCGKFHILSDFDEGKRSCRRKLERHNNRRRRKATDTSKTSAEKESQQLTMADDVSGDDDIVKDSTCMGSQLGEKEILLESEGHVPICSTQGIQNNHRDSFTASGETQVDAEKENYKNSHSPSYYDNKSALSSVCPTGRISFKLYDWNPAEFPRRLRHQIFQWLASMPVELEGYIRPGCTILTVFVAMPTFKWGKLLEDPAAHLYELIASPGNMLRGRGSFLIYLNNMVFRVTKGENSVVKVKLKGPAPKLMSIYPTCFEAGKPMEFFACGSNLMQPRFRFLVSFGGRYLGNDINVVPSDCKYEGDSSSTEHQLLKIHVPRTEADLFGPAFVEVENESGLSNFIPILVAEKDICAEMKEIQRKFCSGGSECTSVCSPCEASTSRKSEFSEFMLDVAWLLREPSSENVQILASVQMQRFNYLLNILMESQSTIILERVLSYFENIVKRNMLAGITDADMTLFQKNILEKSILLKERLHLKEYFAGDSGQIMQELPNLQDTEVPHKHNIEFGPTYWERTSTVPLLDAELPLRVKEQQSGKSCGFLVRKTLLTSRTLVFVISGFALCLGLCATFLHPRKVGDIAMTIRRCLFDKT; translated from the exons ATGCATAATCAACCTTTTTCATCGTCACAAACGGGAGCTCCGACCGAGTTAAGGAATACCCAGATGATTTCCTCTTTGCTTTCCGGGGATGACCCCGCAGCTTCATCCAATTTTGACTGGTCGGATTTACTCGACTTCGACCTACACGAACAATTGAGCATCTCATTCGATGACCCACTTCACCAAGAGCAGCAGCCGGAGACAGAATTTGTGGCGCCGGTGATACCTTCTTCGGAGGATTCACCGCAAAGCCAAGATACGGATGCGGGTCGGATCAGGAAGAGGGACCCGAGGATGGCGTGCTCGAATTTTCTGGCGGGTCGGATCCCCTGTGCTTGCCCCGAGTTAGATGAGAAGATGGAGGAAGAGGAGATGGCAGGGATTGGGCCAGGGAAGAAACGGGCTAGGACTGTACGGGCTTCTGCCGGAGCTGGGGCGAGGTGTCAAGTACCCGATTGTGAGGCGGATATCAGTGAGCTGAAAGGGTATCATAAGAGACACAGGGTGTGCTTACGTTGTGCTAATGCAACTTCTGTGGTTCTCGATGGGCACAGTAAGAGATATTGTCAGCAGTGTGGCAA GTTTCATATTTTGTCAGACTTTGATGAAGGTAAACGTAGTTGTAGAAGAAAATTAGAGCGACACAACAACAGGCGTAGGAGAAAAGCCACTGATACGTCCAAAACGTCTGCTGAAAAGGAATCTCAGCAGCTCACAATGGCTGATGATGTTAGTGGTGATGACGACATCGTCAAAG ATAGCACATGCATGGGCAGCCAGTTAGGAGAAAAGGAAATCCTATTAGAATCTGAAGGACATGTGCCGATATGCTCTACTCAAGGCATCCAGAATAATCACAGGGATAGTTTCACAGCTTCTGGTGAAACACAGGTTGATGCAGAAAAGGAGAACTACAAAAATTCCCATTCTCCATCATATTATGACAACAAGAGTGCCCTTTCTTCTGTG TGTCCCACTGGTCGGATCTCATTCAAGCTTTATGATTGGAACCCCGCAGAGTTCCCTCGAAGACTCCGGCACCAA ATCTTCCAGTGGTTGGCCAGTATGCCTGTTGAATTGGAGGGCTATATTCGTCCAGGTTGTACAATCTTGACAGTTTTTGTTGCAATGCCGACATTCAAGTGGGGTAAG TTACTAGAAGACCCAGCTGCACACTTATATGAGTTAATTGCATCACCTGGAAACATGCTTCGTGGAAGAGGAAGCTTTCTTATTTATCTCAACAACATGGTATTTCGTGTTACCAAAG GTGAAAATTCAGTAGTTAAAGTCAAGCTGAAGGGACCAGCACCAAAGCTTATGTCTATTTATCCTACGTGCTTTGAGGCTGGCAAGCCTATGGAATTTTTTGCCTGTGGAAGCAATCTAATGCAGCCCAGATTCCG GTTTCTTGTGTCATTTGGGGGAAGGTATTTGGGGAATGATATCAATGTCGTACCATCAGATTGTAAATATGAAGGTGATTCTAGTAGCACGGAGCATCAATTATTAAAGATACATGTCCCTAGAACTGAAGCAGATCTTTTTGGCCCCGCTTTTGTTGAG GTTGAGAATGAATCTGGCTTATCTAACTTCATCCCCATCCTCGTTGCGGAAAAGGATATTTGTGCAGAAATGAAGGAAATACAACGGAAGTTCTGTTCTGGAGGGTCAGAATGCACTTCTGTTTGTTCTCCCTGTGAAGCTTCCACGTCTAGAAAGTCAGAATTTTCAGAATTTATGTTGGATGTGGCATGGTTACTAAGGGAGCCTTCATCAGAAAATGTTCAGATTCTGGCGTCTGTACAGATGCAgagatttaattatttgttgaaCATTTTAATGGAAAGTCAGTCAACTATTATTTTGGAAAGAGTATTgtcttattttgaaaatatagtGAAGAGAAACATGTTAGCTGGCATCACTGATGCTGACATGACACTTTTTCAGAAGAATATTCTCGAGAAAAGTATTCTGCTCAAGGAAAGATTGCATCTAAAGGAATATTTTGCGGGAGATTCAGGACAAATTATGCAGGAG CTTCCTAATTTGCAGGACACAGAGGTACCACATAAGCACAACATAGAGTTTGGTCCTACTTATTGGGAGAGAACTTCTACAGTCCCACTTTTGGATGCAGAATTGCCATTGAGAGTGAAGGAACAACAATCAGGGAAGTCCTGTGGCTTCTTGGTTAGAAAGACACTCTTGACGTCTCGTACTCTTGTTTTTGTTATCTCTGGTTTTGCTTTGTGTCTTGGTCTATGTGCAACATTCCTGCATCCTAGAAAAGTTGGTGACATTGCTATGACAATCCGGAGGTGTTTGTTTGACAAAACTTAA
- the LOC107007764 gene encoding squamosa promoter-binding-like protein 7 isoform X1 → MHNQPFSSSQTGAPTELRNTQMISSLLSGDDPAASSNFDWSDLLDFDLHEQLSISFDDPLHQEQQPETEFVAPVIPSSEDSPQSQDTDAGRIRKRDPRMACSNFLAGRIPCACPELDEKMEEEEMAGIGPGKKRARTVRASAGAGARCQVPDCEADISELKGYHKRHRVCLRCANATSVVLDGHSKRYCQQCGKFHILSDFDEGKRSCRRKLERHNNRRRRKATDTSKTSAEKESQQLTMADDVSGDDDIVKDSTCMGSQLGEKEILLESEGHVPICSTQGIQNNHRDSFTASGETQVDAEKENYKNSHSPSYYDNKSALSSVCPTGRISFKLYDWNPAEFPRRLRHQIFQWLASMPVELEGYIRPGCTILTVFVAMPTFKWGKLLEDPAAHLYELIASPGNMLRGRGSFLIYLNNMVFRVTKAGENSVVKVKLKGPAPKLMSIYPTCFEAGKPMEFFACGSNLMQPRFRFLVSFGGRYLGNDINVVPSDCKYEGDSSSTEHQLLKIHVPRTEADLFGPAFVEVENESGLSNFIPILVAEKDICAEMKEIQRKFCSGGSECTSVCSPCEASTSRKSEFSEFMLDVAWLLREPSSENVQILASVQMQRFNYLLNILMESQSTIILERVLSYFENIVKRNMLAGITDADMTLFQKNILEKSILLKERLHLKEYFAGDSGQIMQELPNLQDTEVPHKHNIEFGPTYWERTSTVPLLDAELPLRVKEQQSGKSCGFLVRKTLLTSRTLVFVISGFALCLGLCATFLHPRKVGDIAMTIRRCLFDKT, encoded by the exons ATGCATAATCAACCTTTTTCATCGTCACAAACGGGAGCTCCGACCGAGTTAAGGAATACCCAGATGATTTCCTCTTTGCTTTCCGGGGATGACCCCGCAGCTTCATCCAATTTTGACTGGTCGGATTTACTCGACTTCGACCTACACGAACAATTGAGCATCTCATTCGATGACCCACTTCACCAAGAGCAGCAGCCGGAGACAGAATTTGTGGCGCCGGTGATACCTTCTTCGGAGGATTCACCGCAAAGCCAAGATACGGATGCGGGTCGGATCAGGAAGAGGGACCCGAGGATGGCGTGCTCGAATTTTCTGGCGGGTCGGATCCCCTGTGCTTGCCCCGAGTTAGATGAGAAGATGGAGGAAGAGGAGATGGCAGGGATTGGGCCAGGGAAGAAACGGGCTAGGACTGTACGGGCTTCTGCCGGAGCTGGGGCGAGGTGTCAAGTACCCGATTGTGAGGCGGATATCAGTGAGCTGAAAGGGTATCATAAGAGACACAGGGTGTGCTTACGTTGTGCTAATGCAACTTCTGTGGTTCTCGATGGGCACAGTAAGAGATATTGTCAGCAGTGTGGCAA GTTTCATATTTTGTCAGACTTTGATGAAGGTAAACGTAGTTGTAGAAGAAAATTAGAGCGACACAACAACAGGCGTAGGAGAAAAGCCACTGATACGTCCAAAACGTCTGCTGAAAAGGAATCTCAGCAGCTCACAATGGCTGATGATGTTAGTGGTGATGACGACATCGTCAAAG ATAGCACATGCATGGGCAGCCAGTTAGGAGAAAAGGAAATCCTATTAGAATCTGAAGGACATGTGCCGATATGCTCTACTCAAGGCATCCAGAATAATCACAGGGATAGTTTCACAGCTTCTGGTGAAACACAGGTTGATGCAGAAAAGGAGAACTACAAAAATTCCCATTCTCCATCATATTATGACAACAAGAGTGCCCTTTCTTCTGTG TGTCCCACTGGTCGGATCTCATTCAAGCTTTATGATTGGAACCCCGCAGAGTTCCCTCGAAGACTCCGGCACCAA ATCTTCCAGTGGTTGGCCAGTATGCCTGTTGAATTGGAGGGCTATATTCGTCCAGGTTGTACAATCTTGACAGTTTTTGTTGCAATGCCGACATTCAAGTGGGGTAAG TTACTAGAAGACCCAGCTGCACACTTATATGAGTTAATTGCATCACCTGGAAACATGCTTCGTGGAAGAGGAAGCTTTCTTATTTATCTCAACAACATGGTATTTCGTGTTACCAAAG CAGGTGAAAATTCAGTAGTTAAAGTCAAGCTGAAGGGACCAGCACCAAAGCTTATGTCTATTTATCCTACGTGCTTTGAGGCTGGCAAGCCTATGGAATTTTTTGCCTGTGGAAGCAATCTAATGCAGCCCAGATTCCG GTTTCTTGTGTCATTTGGGGGAAGGTATTTGGGGAATGATATCAATGTCGTACCATCAGATTGTAAATATGAAGGTGATTCTAGTAGCACGGAGCATCAATTATTAAAGATACATGTCCCTAGAACTGAAGCAGATCTTTTTGGCCCCGCTTTTGTTGAG GTTGAGAATGAATCTGGCTTATCTAACTTCATCCCCATCCTCGTTGCGGAAAAGGATATTTGTGCAGAAATGAAGGAAATACAACGGAAGTTCTGTTCTGGAGGGTCAGAATGCACTTCTGTTTGTTCTCCCTGTGAAGCTTCCACGTCTAGAAAGTCAGAATTTTCAGAATTTATGTTGGATGTGGCATGGTTACTAAGGGAGCCTTCATCAGAAAATGTTCAGATTCTGGCGTCTGTACAGATGCAgagatttaattatttgttgaaCATTTTAATGGAAAGTCAGTCAACTATTATTTTGGAAAGAGTATTgtcttattttgaaaatatagtGAAGAGAAACATGTTAGCTGGCATCACTGATGCTGACATGACACTTTTTCAGAAGAATATTCTCGAGAAAAGTATTCTGCTCAAGGAAAGATTGCATCTAAAGGAATATTTTGCGGGAGATTCAGGACAAATTATGCAGGAG CTTCCTAATTTGCAGGACACAGAGGTACCACATAAGCACAACATAGAGTTTGGTCCTACTTATTGGGAGAGAACTTCTACAGTCCCACTTTTGGATGCAGAATTGCCATTGAGAGTGAAGGAACAACAATCAGGGAAGTCCTGTGGCTTCTTGGTTAGAAAGACACTCTTGACGTCTCGTACTCTTGTTTTTGTTATCTCTGGTTTTGCTTTGTGTCTTGGTCTATGTGCAACATTCCTGCATCCTAGAAAAGTTGGTGACATTGCTATGACAATCCGGAGGTGTTTGTTTGACAAAACTTAA
- the LOC107007764 gene encoding squamosa promoter-binding-like protein 7 isoform X3, producing MHNQPFSSSQTGAPTELRNTQMISSLLSGDDPAASSNFDWSDLLDFDLHEQLSISFDDPLHQEQQPETEFVAPVIPSSEDSPQSQDTDAGRIRKRDPRMACSNFLAGRIPCACPELDEKMEEEEMAGIGPGKKRARTVRASAGAGARCQVPDCEADISELKGYHKRHRVCLRCANATSVVLDGHSKRYCQQCGKFHILSDFDEGKRSCRRKLERHNNRRRRKATDTSKTSAEKESQQLTMADDVSGDDDIVKDSTCMGSQLGEKEILLESEGHVPICSTQGIQNNHRDSFTASGETQVDAEKENYKNSHSPSYYDNKSALSSVCPTGRISFKLYDWNPAEFPRRLRHQIFQWLASMPVELEGYIRPGCTILTVFVAMPTFKWGKLLEDPAAHLYELIASPGNMLRGRGSFLIYLNNMVFRVTKAGENSVVKVKLKGPAPKLMSIYPTCFEAGKPMEFFACGSNLMQPRFRFLVSFGGRYLGNDINVVPSDCKYEGDSSSTEHQLLKIHVPRTEADLFGPAFVEVENESGLSNFIPILVAEKDICAEMKEIQRKFCSGGSECTSVCSPCEASTSRKSEFSEFMLDVAWLLREPSSENVQILASVQMQRFNYLLNILMESQSTIILERVLSYFENIVKRNMLAGITDADMTLFQKNILEKSILLKERLHLKEYFAGDSGQIMQEDTEVPHKHNIEFGPTYWERTSTVPLLDAELPLRVKEQQSGKSCGFLVRKTLLTSRTLVFVISGFALCLGLCATFLHPRKVGDIAMTIRRCLFDKT from the exons ATGCATAATCAACCTTTTTCATCGTCACAAACGGGAGCTCCGACCGAGTTAAGGAATACCCAGATGATTTCCTCTTTGCTTTCCGGGGATGACCCCGCAGCTTCATCCAATTTTGACTGGTCGGATTTACTCGACTTCGACCTACACGAACAATTGAGCATCTCATTCGATGACCCACTTCACCAAGAGCAGCAGCCGGAGACAGAATTTGTGGCGCCGGTGATACCTTCTTCGGAGGATTCACCGCAAAGCCAAGATACGGATGCGGGTCGGATCAGGAAGAGGGACCCGAGGATGGCGTGCTCGAATTTTCTGGCGGGTCGGATCCCCTGTGCTTGCCCCGAGTTAGATGAGAAGATGGAGGAAGAGGAGATGGCAGGGATTGGGCCAGGGAAGAAACGGGCTAGGACTGTACGGGCTTCTGCCGGAGCTGGGGCGAGGTGTCAAGTACCCGATTGTGAGGCGGATATCAGTGAGCTGAAAGGGTATCATAAGAGACACAGGGTGTGCTTACGTTGTGCTAATGCAACTTCTGTGGTTCTCGATGGGCACAGTAAGAGATATTGTCAGCAGTGTGGCAA GTTTCATATTTTGTCAGACTTTGATGAAGGTAAACGTAGTTGTAGAAGAAAATTAGAGCGACACAACAACAGGCGTAGGAGAAAAGCCACTGATACGTCCAAAACGTCTGCTGAAAAGGAATCTCAGCAGCTCACAATGGCTGATGATGTTAGTGGTGATGACGACATCGTCAAAG ATAGCACATGCATGGGCAGCCAGTTAGGAGAAAAGGAAATCCTATTAGAATCTGAAGGACATGTGCCGATATGCTCTACTCAAGGCATCCAGAATAATCACAGGGATAGTTTCACAGCTTCTGGTGAAACACAGGTTGATGCAGAAAAGGAGAACTACAAAAATTCCCATTCTCCATCATATTATGACAACAAGAGTGCCCTTTCTTCTGTG TGTCCCACTGGTCGGATCTCATTCAAGCTTTATGATTGGAACCCCGCAGAGTTCCCTCGAAGACTCCGGCACCAA ATCTTCCAGTGGTTGGCCAGTATGCCTGTTGAATTGGAGGGCTATATTCGTCCAGGTTGTACAATCTTGACAGTTTTTGTTGCAATGCCGACATTCAAGTGGGGTAAG TTACTAGAAGACCCAGCTGCACACTTATATGAGTTAATTGCATCACCTGGAAACATGCTTCGTGGAAGAGGAAGCTTTCTTATTTATCTCAACAACATGGTATTTCGTGTTACCAAAG CAGGTGAAAATTCAGTAGTTAAAGTCAAGCTGAAGGGACCAGCACCAAAGCTTATGTCTATTTATCCTACGTGCTTTGAGGCTGGCAAGCCTATGGAATTTTTTGCCTGTGGAAGCAATCTAATGCAGCCCAGATTCCG GTTTCTTGTGTCATTTGGGGGAAGGTATTTGGGGAATGATATCAATGTCGTACCATCAGATTGTAAATATGAAGGTGATTCTAGTAGCACGGAGCATCAATTATTAAAGATACATGTCCCTAGAACTGAAGCAGATCTTTTTGGCCCCGCTTTTGTTGAG GTTGAGAATGAATCTGGCTTATCTAACTTCATCCCCATCCTCGTTGCGGAAAAGGATATTTGTGCAGAAATGAAGGAAATACAACGGAAGTTCTGTTCTGGAGGGTCAGAATGCACTTCTGTTTGTTCTCCCTGTGAAGCTTCCACGTCTAGAAAGTCAGAATTTTCAGAATTTATGTTGGATGTGGCATGGTTACTAAGGGAGCCTTCATCAGAAAATGTTCAGATTCTGGCGTCTGTACAGATGCAgagatttaattatttgttgaaCATTTTAATGGAAAGTCAGTCAACTATTATTTTGGAAAGAGTATTgtcttattttgaaaatatagtGAAGAGAAACATGTTAGCTGGCATCACTGATGCTGACATGACACTTTTTCAGAAGAATATTCTCGAGAAAAGTATTCTGCTCAAGGAAAGATTGCATCTAAAGGAATATTTTGCGGGAGATTCAGGACAAATTATGCAGGAG GACACAGAGGTACCACATAAGCACAACATAGAGTTTGGTCCTACTTATTGGGAGAGAACTTCTACAGTCCCACTTTTGGATGCAGAATTGCCATTGAGAGTGAAGGAACAACAATCAGGGAAGTCCTGTGGCTTCTTGGTTAGAAAGACACTCTTGACGTCTCGTACTCTTGTTTTTGTTATCTCTGGTTTTGCTTTGTGTCTTGGTCTATGTGCAACATTCCTGCATCCTAGAAAAGTTGGTGACATTGCTATGACAATCCGGAGGTGTTTGTTTGACAAAACTTAA
- the LOC107007028 gene encoding serine/arginine-rich SC35-like splicing factor SCL28 yields the protein MGRYRSRSRSLSRSYSPVRRKRHDEPRDRRRERRSPGPSGLLVRNIPLSARPEDLRVPFERYGPIRDVYLPKNYHTGEPRGFGFVKFRYAEDAAEAKAHLNNTVIGGRDIRIVFAEDNRKTPREMRKVLSTSGPSARGSYRRHSSPSRRYHSYSRSASPARRDSRDRDHEKNHDDYYSPRRSRSQSRSISPRDDRNCRSKGRSSRQSRPMSRSNSPCIQKKGRFSMSPRDNSQIAHDVDSTPRRLKSPGRNGGSSARSPSRSYSR from the exons ATGGGAAGGTACAGAAGCCGTAGTCGGAGCCTTAGCAGAAGTTACAGTCCCGTGAGACGTAAACGCCACGACGAACCACGTGACCGGCGCCGAGAACGTCGCTCTCCGGGACCTTCTGGCCTTCTCGTTCGTAATATACCCCTTAGCGCCAG GCCAGAAGATCTTAGGGTCCCCTTTGAACGTTATGGTCCCATAAGAGATGTTTATCTTCCCAAGAATTACCACACTGG GGAACCACGAGGATTTGGCTTTGTGAAGTTCCGTTATGCCGAAGATGCAGCTGAAGCAAAAGCACACTTGAACAATACAGTTATTGGTGGACGTGATATTAGGATTGTTTTTGCTGAGGATAATCGAAAGACCCCTCGAGAAATGCGCAAGGTCTTAAGCACAAG TGGACCTAGTGCTCGAGGCAGCTACAGGAGACACAGTTCACCAAGTCGCAGATATCACT CTTACTCGCGCTCGGCTTCTCCAGCAAGACGTGACTCAAG GGACAGGGATCATGAGAAGAATCATGATGATTACTACTCGCCAAGGAGATCCAGGTCACAGTCTCGGTCTATTTCTCCAAGGGATGATAGAAATTGTAGGTCGAAAGGAAGATCTTCAAGACAATCAAGACCAATGTCAAGGTCAAATTCTCCATGCATTCAGAAAAAAGGCAGGTTCAGCATGAGTCCAAGAGATAATAGTCAGATTGCTCATGATGTGGACTCCACCCCAAGGAGGCTCAAGAGTCCCGGAAGAAATGGAGGCAGCTCAGCCAGATCTCCTTCTAGGTCCTACAG TCGTTGA